From a region of the Flavobacterium sediminilitoris genome:
- a CDS encoding enoyl-ACP reductase FabI, with protein MYNLLKGKRGIIFGALDENSIAWKTAERVHEEGGTFVLTNAPIAMRMGTIKDLAEKTGSQIIPADATSVEDIENLVDKAVEILGGKIDFVLHSIGMSVNVRKGNHYTNQNYDYTQKGWDVSAVSFHKVMQVLHKKEAMAEWGSIVALTYMAAQRVFPDYNDMADNKAYLESIARSFGYFFGRDKKVRVNTISQSPTPTTAGQGVKGFDGFIAYADKMSPLGNATALDCANYTVSMFSDLTRMVTLQNLFHDGGFSNMGVSQAVIDYFDKE; from the coding sequence ATGTATAATTTATTAAAAGGAAAAAGAGGAATTATTTTTGGTGCATTAGACGAAAATTCTATTGCTTGGAAAACAGCAGAACGTGTACATGAAGAAGGTGGAACATTTGTATTGACTAATGCTCCAATTGCAATGCGCATGGGAACTATTAAAGATTTAGCAGAGAAAACAGGTTCACAAATTATTCCTGCTGATGCAACATCTGTAGAAGATATTGAAAATTTAGTAGACAAAGCTGTTGAAATTTTAGGAGGAAAGATTGATTTCGTTTTGCATTCAATAGGAATGTCAGTAAATGTTAGAAAAGGAAATCATTATACCAATCAAAATTATGATTACACTCAAAAAGGATGGGATGTATCTGCCGTTTCTTTTCATAAAGTAATGCAAGTATTGCATAAAAAAGAAGCCATGGCAGAATGGGGAAGCATTGTAGCTTTAACTTATATGGCTGCACAACGTGTTTTTCCAGATTATAATGACATGGCTGATAATAAAGCATATTTAGAGTCTATTGCTCGTAGCTTTGGATATTTCTTTGGAAGAGATAAAAAAGTGCGAGTAAATACTATTTCTCAATCTCCAACACCTACAACAGCAGGACAAGGAGTAAAGGGGTTTGATGGATTTATTGCTTATGCTGATAAAATGTCTCCGTTAGGAAATGCAACAGCTTTAGATTGTGCAAACTATACAGTTTCTATGTTTTCTGATTTAACACGAATGGTTACATTGCAGAATTTATTTCATGATGGTGGTTTTTCTAATATGGGAGTAAGTCAAGCAGTAATTGATTATTTTGATAAAGAGTAA